A single region of the bacterium genome encodes:
- a CDS encoding ABC transporter permease, whose product MKRLGPFRVERVLVPSGAWVLTVSLGAVAAALVAAGMIFWAFGINPIRAYAIIFAGTLADRRAAPDILRQATPLLLAGVGLVLAFRAQFWNIGAEGQLLAGAVAATGVALFTPIPAPLLLPAMFVAGFLGGAVWGFIPALLRLKLEVNEVVSTLMMNYIALFSVEWLIHGPWKGKTAFGFAYTDAFPEAARLALIPGTRVHWPTLALGIALSGALAFFLGRARLGFEIRVLGENPTAARYAGIDPVRTVLLAMVFSAGAAGLAGVGEVAGIHHKLLSPGQVSLGYGYAAIIVAWLARGNPLAAIITALFLGLIFSSGDVMKVMLQMPFRVTDVFNGLILFFLIGSERLLNYRLRWEPGRRPGETADA is encoded by the coding sequence ATGAAGCGGCTGGGTCCGTTCCGGGTGGAGCGGGTGCTGGTTCCGTCCGGGGCCTGGGTCCTGACGGTCTCCCTGGGCGCGGTCGCCGCCGCCCTGGTCGCGGCAGGCATGATCTTCTGGGCCTTCGGGATCAACCCTATACGGGCCTACGCGATCATCTTCGCGGGCACGCTGGCGGACAGGAGGGCGGCGCCCGATATACTGCGCCAAGCCACCCCGCTGCTTCTTGCCGGTGTCGGGCTGGTGCTGGCGTTCCGGGCGCAGTTCTGGAACATCGGAGCTGAGGGCCAGTTGCTCGCCGGTGCTGTCGCGGCGACCGGAGTGGCGCTGTTCACCCCCATCCCGGCTCCACTGCTGCTGCCCGCGATGTTCGTGGCGGGCTTCCTCGGCGGCGCGGTGTGGGGCTTCATCCCTGCGCTGCTCCGCCTCAAGCTCGAGGTCAACGAAGTCGTCTCCACCCTGATGATGAACTACATAGCCCTGTTCTCCGTGGAGTGGCTGATCCACGGGCCGTGGAAAGGGAAGACCGCGTTCGGGTTCGCCTATACCGATGCCTTCCCCGAAGCCGCGCGACTGGCCCTTATCCCGGGCACGCGCGTGCACTGGCCCACGCTGGCCTTGGGGATCGCCCTCTCCGGCGCGCTGGCCTTCTTCCTGGGGCGGGCGCGTCTCGGGTTCGAGATCCGGGTGCTGGGCGAGAACCCCACCGCGGCAAGGTACGCGGGAATAGACCCGGTCCGAACGGTCCTGCTCGCCATGGTGTTCTCCGCGGGCGCGGCCGGGCTGGCGGGAGTGGGCGAGGTCGCGGGCATCCACCACAAGCTGCTCTCGCCCGGCCAGGTCTCTTTGGGCTACGGCTACGCCGCCATCATTGTGGCATGGCTGGCGCGCGGGAACCCACTCGCCGCCATCATTACTGCGCTGTTCCTCGGCCTCATATTCTCCAGTGGAGACGTTATGAAGGTAATGTTGCAGATGCCGTTCCGTGTGACCGACGTCTTCAATGGGCTGATTCTGTTCTTCCTCATCGGCAGTGAGCGGCTGCTCAACTACCGGCTGCGATGGGAACCCGGCAGGCGGCCCGGGGAGACCGCGGATGCTTGA
- a CDS encoding ABC transporter permease, with product MLEWILTAIVRALAVSTPLLWASLGEIYAERSGVINLGVEGMMILGALSAFVVAHITGYPVAGLLAAAVAGGLAALLHAFVSVTLRANQYVSGLALTMLGLGLAGVLGRGWEGIPLLNTLPEISGLTYMGLALAVGLWLVLHHTRLGMVIRSTGESPAAADALGVNVHLVRYLCVVFGGVLAGVAGGFLSVAYRPSWTEGMTAGLGWIAIAITIFAGWDPLRAVAGAFLFGALFHLSFRLQAWVQPEALRMMPFAFTILVLAATAGRRRGQGAPEALGLPYAGGER from the coding sequence ATGCTTGAGTGGATCCTGACGGCGATCGTCCGGGCGCTGGCCGTCAGCACCCCGCTCCTGTGGGCCTCGCTGGGAGAGATCTACGCCGAGCGGAGTGGCGTGATCAACCTGGGCGTTGAAGGGATGATGATTCTGGGCGCGCTGTCCGCCTTCGTCGTCGCGCACATAACCGGCTACCCGGTGGCCGGCCTGCTGGCGGCGGCGGTCGCCGGCGGCCTGGCGGCCCTGCTGCACGCCTTCGTATCCGTGACGCTCCGGGCCAACCAGTACGTCTCGGGGCTGGCTCTGACCATGCTGGGCCTGGGCCTGGCCGGCGTGCTCGGCCGGGGATGGGAAGGGATACCCCTGCTCAACACCCTCCCGGAAATCTCCGGGCTCACGTACATGGGGCTGGCGCTCGCGGTAGGGCTCTGGCTGGTCCTGCACCACACGCGGCTGGGCATGGTGATACGCTCCACCGGTGAGTCACCGGCCGCCGCGGACGCGCTGGGCGTGAACGTCCACCTGGTACGCTACCTCTGCGTGGTCTTCGGCGGGGTGCTTGCCGGCGTGGCCGGCGGCTTCCTCTCGGTGGCCTACCGCCCCTCGTGGACTGAAGGCATGACCGCGGGGTTGGGGTGGATCGCCATAGCAATAACCATCTTCGCGGGCTGGGACCCGCTCCGGGCGGTCGCAGGGGCTTTCCTCTTTGGGGCCCTCTTCCACCTCTCCTTCCGCCTCCAGGCCTGGGTCCAGCCAGAGGCGCTCAGGATGATGCCGTTCGCCTTCACCATCCTGGTGCTGGCGGCCACCGCGGGCAGGCGCAGGGGACAGGGAGCGCCCGAGGCGCTGGGGCTGCCGTACGCGGGCGGGGAGAGATGA
- a CDS encoding BMP family ABC transporter substrate-binding protein, translated as MRWLTVLVVLVLAGSLAAPGIAQQKLKAGFIYVGPIGDYGWTHAHDFARKVAEKKLPWLETLYVEKVPEGQTESFIDKLIQQGARVIFTTSFGFMDGTLAAAKRYPNQIFAHASGFKRAPNVATYMADFYQVYYLNGLMAGAATKSGKIGYVGAFPIPEVKRHIGAFALGVRAVNPKATVHVRWIYEWFSPTAAKEATEALIAEGADVFGFTEDTPTVVQVAAKRGLPSFGHYSPMHKFAPKHMISGQLVHWDKIYVDFLSKVYAGKYTAENLANVDYWWLLAEGAAELGGDFGMPVNPEWKARLAAVKVGTPDLGRISVYDLVMKRLAQMSDPKVTFEPFTGPIKDRKGVLRVQSGKRMTVGELNSMEWAAPGVVGPWPKEP; from the coding sequence ATGCGCTGGTTAACCGTCTTGGTGGTGCTCGTGCTCGCGGGCAGCCTGGCTGCACCAGGCATCGCCCAACAGAAGCTCAAGGCCGGGTTCATCTACGTCGGCCCCATCGGTGACTACGGCTGGACGCACGCCCACGATTTCGCCCGCAAGGTCGCGGAGAAGAAGCTCCCCTGGCTGGAGACCCTCTATGTCGAGAAGGTGCCCGAGGGCCAGACGGAATCGTTCATTGACAAGCTGATCCAGCAGGGCGCGCGGGTTATCTTCACGACCAGCTTCGGGTTCATGGACGGGACGCTGGCTGCGGCCAAGCGGTATCCAAACCAGATCTTCGCGCACGCGTCGGGCTTCAAGCGCGCGCCCAACGTGGCGACGTACATGGCCGACTTCTACCAGGTGTACTACCTGAACGGCCTGATGGCCGGCGCGGCGACCAAGAGCGGCAAGATCGGCTACGTGGGCGCCTTCCCGATCCCCGAGGTGAAGCGCCACATCGGCGCCTTCGCGCTGGGCGTCCGCGCGGTCAACCCCAAGGCCACCGTGCACGTCCGTTGGATCTACGAGTGGTTCAGTCCGACGGCCGCCAAGGAAGCCACCGAGGCCCTGATCGCCGAGGGGGCCGACGTGTTCGGGTTTACCGAGGACACCCCAACCGTCGTGCAGGTGGCGGCGAAGCGCGGGCTGCCCAGCTTCGGCCACTACTCACCGATGCACAAGTTCGCCCCCAAGCACATGATCTCGGGCCAGCTCGTGCACTGGGACAAGATCTACGTGGACTTCCTCTCCAAGGTGTACGCGGGCAAGTACACGGCCGAGAACCTGGCCAACGTGGACTACTGGTGGCTTCTGGCCGAAGGAGCGGCAGAGCTGGGCGGCGACTTCGGGATGCCGGTCAATCCTGAGTGGAAGGCCAGACTGGCGGCGGTCAAGGTCGGCACACCCGACCTGGGCCGGATCTCGGTCTACGACCTGGTCATGAAGCGGCTGGCCCAGATGTCGGATCCCAAGGTGACCTTCGAGCCGTTCACCGGCCCGATCAAGGACCGCAAGGGCGTCCTCCGGGTCCAATCCGGGAAGCGCATGACCGTGGGAGAGCTCAACTCGATGGAGTGGGCGGCACCGGGCGTCGTGGGCCCCTGGCCCAAAGAGCCGTAA
- the hisIE gene encoding bifunctional phosphoribosyl-AMP cyclohydrolase/phosphoribosyl-ATP diphosphatase HisIE yields the protein MSDGAPLIPAEGLPDWKDGLLPVIVQDARSGEVLMMAWMNRDACERTRATGEMWFWSRSRRALWRKGATSGHTQRLVDLRLDCDGDALLALVIPNGPACHTGQRSCFHRTPDGEARPVGGPVLSRLEAVIGDRRRVSPQGSYTASLLSAGLAVVGAKVREEAEEVVRAAEGESDYRVAEEAADVLYHLMVLLAARGVPFERVLGVLAARGALSAL from the coding sequence GTGAGCGATGGGGCACCGCTGATCCCGGCTGAGGGATTGCCTGACTGGAAGGACGGGCTGCTGCCGGTCATCGTGCAGGATGCACGCTCGGGCGAGGTCCTGATGATGGCATGGATGAACCGCGACGCCTGCGAGCGCACCCGGGCGACCGGCGAGATGTGGTTCTGGAGCCGGTCGCGCCGGGCGCTGTGGCGCAAGGGCGCGACCTCCGGACACACGCAGCGACTCGTGGATCTACGCTTGGACTGCGACGGCGATGCGCTCCTCGCTCTGGTGATTCCCAATGGTCCGGCCTGTCATACCGGGCAGCGATCCTGCTTCCACCGGACGCCTGATGGTGAGGCCAGACCGGTCGGAGGCCCCGTGCTCTCACGGCTCGAGGCGGTGATCGGAGACCGCCGCCGGGTGAGTCCCCAGGGTTCGTACACCGCCTCCCTCCTTAGCGCGGGTCTGGCAGTGGTGGGAGCCAAAGTCCGAGAGGAGGCGGAGGAGGTCGTCCGCGCAGCGGAGGGCGAAAGCGACTACCGCGTTGCAGAGGAGGCGGCCGACGTGCTCTACCACTTGATGGTCTTGCTGGCCGCGCGCGGCGTCCCGTTCGAGCGGGTGCTCGGAGTTCTCGCCGCGCGCGGCGCGCTGTCAGCGCTCTAG
- the hisF gene encoding imidazole glycerol phosphate synthase subunit HisF, whose protein sequence is MLAKRVIPCLDVRAGRVVKGRAFVDLRDAGDSVELAARYDREGADELVYLDITASVEGRGALLDAVARTAAEVFIPLTVGGGVRSVADVRDLLLAGADKVALNTAAVARPALIAEAADRFGSQCVVVAIDAQRIGGGDGAYEVMTHGGRRSAGMDAVAWAIEASRLGAGEILLTSVDRDGTTQGYDLELTRRVAQAVGIPVIASGGAGMPAHLCEVLTAGCADAALAASIFHYDRYPIPVVKRALAAAGVPVRLEGQAGDP, encoded by the coding sequence ATGTTGGCCAAGAGGGTCATCCCATGCCTGGACGTGCGGGCCGGCCGCGTGGTCAAGGGCCGCGCCTTCGTGGATCTCCGCGACGCTGGCGATTCGGTTGAGCTGGCGGCCCGGTACGACCGCGAGGGCGCGGACGAGTTGGTGTACCTGGACATCACGGCCTCGGTCGAAGGCCGCGGCGCCCTGTTGGACGCGGTGGCGCGCACCGCCGCCGAGGTGTTCATACCTCTGACCGTGGGCGGCGGCGTCCGCAGCGTGGCCGATGTCCGGGACCTGCTGCTGGCCGGCGCGGACAAGGTTGCCCTCAACACCGCGGCGGTGGCCCGGCCGGCTCTCATCGCGGAGGCGGCAGACCGGTTCGGCAGCCAGTGCGTGGTCGTAGCGATAGACGCGCAGCGGATCGGCGGGGGAGATGGAGCTTACGAGGTTATGACCCACGGCGGCCGCCGGAGCGCCGGGATGGACGCGGTGGCCTGGGCGATCGAGGCCTCGCGGCTGGGAGCCGGGGAGATCCTGCTGACGAGCGTGGACCGCGACGGTACCACCCAGGGCTACGACCTGGAACTGACGCGCCGCGTGGCGCAGGCCGTCGGCATTCCGGTGATTGCCTCGGGAGGCGCCGGAATGCCCGCGCACCTCTGCGAGGTGCTGACCGCAGGGTGCGCTGACGCTGCGCTGGCCGCCTCGATCTTCCACTACGACCGGTATCCTATTCCGGTGGTGAAGCGGGCGCTGGCCGCCGCCGGTGTTCCGGTGAGGCTCGAAGGGCAGGCGGGAGATCCGTGA